The stretch of DNA CGCCGGCGAGAATCTTCATCAGCGTCGATTTGCCGGCGCCGTTTTCACCGACGAGCGCGAGCACCTCGCCGGCGTAGAGATCGAGCGTGACGCCGTCCAATGCGCGCACACCGGGAAACGATTTCCCGATGTCGCGCATCTCGAGTAGCGGGGTGCTCAGGGTCGTCTACTGAGCGTTGGCTTTGGTGTAGGTCCCGACCGGAATACCGGTCGTCACCGGCACTTTCGCACCCGTAAAGTAGGCGTGAATCGCGTCGATCGTCTTGGCGCCGATTTGATCGGGATGCTGGATCGCATCGCCGTACATGTCGCCGCTCTTGATCGCCGCCCGCGCCTCGGGCGATGCATCGAATCCAACCACGGCGATTCCCGTTGCGCCGGCGGCTTTAATGGCGGTTACGGCACCGAGCGCCGAATCGTCGTTCACGCCGAAGACGCCTTTGAGATTCTTATGCGCCTGCAGAATGTCGCCCATGTCGCTATTGGCTTTCGATCGCGTTCCGCCGGCATCGACGTCGGCCACGATCTTCACGCTCGGACAATTCTGCGCGAGCGCAGCCTTGAAGCCTTTAACGCGATCCTGAACGCTCGTGACCTCGGGCTCGTCCAAGATCGCCACGTTGCCCGATTTGACGGCCTGGCAGATCAGCTTGCCGGCCTGCGCGCCGCCCTGCACGTTGTCGGAGGCGACGTGCGCGATGACTTTGCCTTGATTGCTCGTATTCGCGATATCGGCCGTAAAGACCGGAATCTTCGCATTGTTCGCCTCGACGATGGCGCTGCCGATAGCTTTTGAATCGTACGGCGTCAACACGATCGCGTCGACCTTTTTGGAGATGAAGTCCTCGACTTGCGCCTGCTGTTTTGCGCTATCGCGATTGGCGTCCACGAAGGTGATGGCATAACCGTATTTGGCCGCCTCGGATTTCATGCCGGCTTCCATATCCTGGTAGAACTGCGCCTCGAGGTTTTGAATCGAAACGCCGATCGTCTTCGACGCGTGGCCGGAGCCCGCGGTCGTCGTGGTGCTGGTGGTCGACGAACTCGACGATCCTGAGTTGGAACACGCGGCCAGCAACGCCGCCAGGGCGGCGGCCGCGATGAGCGGACGGGGGGTCTTCAAGAGTGCATCTCCTCCAAAAAGCATGGGCTCCAGGTTACCTATGGCGCTCGCCCGCGCCTTCGTTCTCCACAAGAGCAAGCGTCCCAGCTGTGCAACCTGTGGAGAACTTTCGACTACGTTTAGGCGGCCGGCTCCTCCGAGGCCCCGAACATCCGCGCCGTAAGCGGAACGAGCCACGCGACCGCGATGACGAAGGCGACCGTAAAGACCAGGCCTTGGACGACGTGGCCGTAGACGTATGCGCCGGCGCCGAAGAGCGCGCTGTAGACGGCAACCAGACCGAGGATCCAGGCGAGGAACGCGTTCGGTAGGCTGTCGGGCGATGCCGCGAGCCCCGACTCCTCGCGAACGGCGCGCCAGCCGGGCCCGCTCGGCCGCACTTTGGCGTAGAAGGCCACGAGCGTCGCGCGGTCGACCGGCGGCGTGGCGTAGGTCACGACGAGCCAGGCGACGGTGGTGATTGCGACCGTCCAGATCAGCGAGATCGAGGTATCGACCGGATGGCCCGTCTTTGCGAGGATCAGGAAGAACAACGAAACGATAAACGGCACGACCATCGCGGTGATCTCGGTCCACGCGTTGATGCGCCACCAAAACCAGCGCAGCAGATAGACCAGCCCCGATCCCGCACCGACCGAGAGCATCAGGGCGAACGCGTCCTTCGCGGTGTTGAGCAGAAACGTTAGCCCGAACGCGCAGATCATGATGATCACCGTGACGATGCGTCCCATCAGCACGTAGTGTTTCTCGCTGCGCTCCGGACTAACGAAACGGCGGTAAAAGTCGTGCACGAGATACGACGTGCCCCAGTTGAGATGCGTTTCGAGCGTAGAACGATAGGCCGCAAAGAGCCCGGCGACCATCAAGCCCGCGAAACCGGCCGGCATAAAAGTGAGCATCGCCGGATACGCGATGTCGTCGCCGATGAGGTTGTGCTGCACGTACGGAAAACGCGCTTGAATGTCGCCGAGCGTGGGAAACACGATCATCGACGCGAGCGCCACCACGACCCACGGCCACGGCCGCAACGCGTAATGCATGGCCGAAAAGAAGAGCGTTCCGAAGACCGAATCGCGCTCCGTCTTCGCCGAGAGCATGCGCTGCGCGACGTAACTGCCGCCGCCCGGCTCGGAGCCGGGATACCAGACCGACCACCACTGCACCGTGAGCGGAATGATGAAGACCGCGACGGCCGTCGGCCAATCGTTGAAGTTCGGCAGCACGCCGAGCACGTTGGTGTGCGTGTGCGGAACGTTGGTGTGCATCATTTTCGCGAAGAGCCCGTGCAGGCCGCCGACGCCCGGCGCGCGCACGGCGAAGAACGCCGCCGCGAACGCGCTGAAGATCGTGATGAAGAACTGGATCGTGTCGGTTACCATGACGCCCCATAGGCCCGACATTGAGGCGAAGATTACCGGAAAGAGCGCGGCCACGAGCAACGTCGTCACTTCGTTGACGCCAAAGAGCACGTTGGAAATCTTCACCG from Candidatus Baltobacteraceae bacterium encodes:
- a CDS encoding substrate-binding domain-containing protein encodes the protein MKTPRPLIAAAALAALLAACSNSGSSSSSTTSTTTTAGSGHASKTIGVSIQNLEAQFYQDMEAGMKSEAAKYGYAITFVDANRDSAKQQAQVEDFISKKVDAIVLTPYDSKAIGSAIVEANNAKIPVFTADIANTSNQGKVIAHVASDNVQGGAQAGKLICQAVKSGNVAILDEPEVTSVQDRVKGFKAALAQNCPSVKIVADVDAGGTRSKANSDMGDILQAHKNLKGVFGVNDDSALGAVTAIKAAGATGIAVVGFDASPEARAAIKSGDMYGDAIQHPDQIGAKTIDAIHAYFTGAKVPVTTGIPVGTYTKANAQ
- a CDS encoding sodium:solute symporter family protein, which gives rise to MHLTALDWIIIVVSVGIMFVPAILLARRAGKNTTEFFAAGRQAPWWLIGISLVATTFSTDTPNLVTNFVRTGGVASNWQWWAFLLTGMATVFFYARLWRRSGVLTDLEFYEQRYSGKTATLVRGFRAVYLGLFFNCVIIASVSLAAVKISNVLFGVNEVTTLLVAALFPVIFASMSGLWGVMVTDTIQFFITIFSAFAAAFFAVRAPGVGGLHGLFAKMMHTNVPHTHTNVLGVLPNFNDWPTAVAVFIIPLTVQWWSVWYPGSEPGGGSYVAQRMLSAKTERDSVFGTLFFSAMHYALRPWPWVVVALASMIVFPTLGDIQARFPYVQHNLIGDDIAYPAMLTFMPAGFAGLMVAGLFAAYRSTLETHLNWGTSYLVHDFYRRFVSPERSEKHYVLMGRIVTVIIMICAFGLTFLLNTAKDAFALMLSVGAGSGLVYLLRWFWWRINAWTEITAMVVPFIVSLFFLILAKTGHPVDTSISLIWTVAITTVAWLVVTYATPPVDRATLVAFYAKVRPSGPGWRAVREESGLAASPDSLPNAFLAWILGLVAVYSALFGAGAYVYGHVVQGLVFTVAFVIAVAWLVPLTARMFGASEEPAA